A genomic stretch from Bacterioplanes sanyensis includes:
- a CDS encoding sensor histidine kinase: MSTHVRSIEKRLTLYVILFSVSFGLIFSAVQISYDYLSQSERFEQATNAVLSRQSGPAALGLYNYDSGGLRTLLSSLMLNQGIVAASVVEADTQFQVRVGLSADDIATNKELMQSYIIELEAPPVFSSRSEVLGYLTIWVDEGLIHQGFEARASLTLVLDLLRNIVLAAVLILVFRQRLTGPIRRLAARIIDVDPQSPVTVPLAVEEPLQDSELDDLVGKMNHLLTAMDEEIHQRQQAETRVRQLNEQLEEKVRARTQALHDSNSQLRTSLDELQRTQDLLLQAQRMASLGHLAAGMAHEINNPVAVVYSNIATLSEYLTELVTLADNYQKAEGDIAKQSVRVALEEMRNAIDLDFVREDAPDLIRTSKNSLDRVRHIVSELKTFAANENGQKHTEVLATLVDTALADIHVENKDKVRVIHQNDGAPSIPCYPDQLRMAICKVLINAYEAMPGGGTLEVAYDSDAQFVSVVIHDSGVGMTNEDISCAVNPFFTRKEVGQGTGMGLTVAFNVMNNHGGELQIESTPGKGTSITLRLPRAG, encoded by the coding sequence TTGAGTACTCATGTGCGTTCCATTGAGAAACGCCTGACGCTGTACGTGATCTTGTTTAGTGTTTCCTTTGGCCTGATTTTTAGCGCCGTACAAATCAGCTACGACTATTTATCGCAAAGCGAACGATTTGAGCAGGCCACCAATGCGGTGCTCAGCCGCCAGAGCGGTCCTGCGGCGCTGGGGTTGTATAACTACGATAGCGGCGGTTTGCGTACCTTATTGTCATCCTTGATGCTCAATCAGGGCATCGTCGCCGCTTCGGTAGTTGAAGCCGACACCCAGTTTCAGGTGCGTGTGGGCCTCAGTGCCGACGACATCGCCACCAACAAAGAGCTGATGCAGTCATACATCATTGAGCTGGAGGCACCGCCGGTGTTTTCTTCCCGCTCTGAAGTGTTGGGGTATCTCACCATTTGGGTGGACGAAGGGTTAATTCACCAAGGTTTTGAAGCACGGGCATCGCTCACGCTGGTGCTGGATTTATTGCGTAACATTGTTCTAGCCGCTGTTCTTATTTTGGTGTTTCGTCAGCGTTTGACCGGGCCGATTCGCCGCCTTGCGGCGCGCATTATCGACGTTGACCCACAGTCGCCAGTGACTGTGCCACTGGCGGTGGAAGAACCATTGCAAGACAGCGAGCTGGACGACTTAGTCGGCAAGATGAACCATTTGCTCACGGCCATGGATGAGGAAATTCATCAGCGCCAGCAAGCGGAAACGCGGGTACGTCAACTTAATGAACAGCTGGAAGAAAAAGTGCGGGCGCGTACCCAAGCACTGCACGACTCCAACAGCCAGCTGCGCACCAGTTTGGATGAACTACAGCGCACCCAGGACCTATTGCTACAGGCTCAGCGCATGGCGTCGTTGGGGCATTTGGCGGCGGGCATGGCGCATGAAATCAATAACCCAGTGGCGGTGGTGTACAGCAACATTGCCACCTTGAGTGAATACCTGACCGAGCTGGTGACGCTGGCGGACAATTATCAAAAAGCCGAAGGCGACATTGCCAAACAATCTGTGCGGGTGGCATTGGAAGAAATGCGCAACGCCATCGATTTGGATTTTGTGCGAGAAGATGCACCAGACCTGATTCGCACATCGAAAAACAGCCTGGACCGGGTACGTCATATCGTCAGTGAGCTGAAAACCTTTGCTGCCAATGAAAACGGCCAAAAGCACACCGAAGTGTTGGCCACGCTGGTCGACACCGCGCTGGCCGACATTCATGTCGAAAATAAAGACAAGGTGCGTGTCATCCACCAGAACGACGGTGCGCCTTCCATTCCATGCTATCCAGACCAACTGCGCATGGCGATTTGCAAGGTATTAATTAACGCCTACGAAGCCATGCCAGGAGGCGGCACCCTGGAAGTGGCCTACGACAGCGATGCGCAATTTGTATCTGTGGTGATTCACGACAGTGGTGTGGGCATGACCAACGAAGACATTAGCTGCGCAGTGAACCCGTTTTTTACCCGCAAAGAAGTGGGGCAGGGCACCGGCATGGGGCTGACAGTAGCCTTTAATGTAATGAATAATCACGGTGGTGAATTGCAAATCGAGAGTACACCGGGCAAAGGAACCAGCATCACTTTAAGGCTCCCGCGGGCTGGTTAA
- a CDS encoding bile acid:sodium symporter family protein: MHTVISQWILPLALASMMLVMGLSLTLGHFRQVLQRPKEVLLGLSLQWLLLPVLAVAWISWLQLPVALATGLVLLAACPGGATSNIISHLSGGDGALSVTLTAVVSVLAPLLIPLSVNAQLALLDSPQLTMSLPWLQTALPLLLITAVPLMIGMIIAHRWPVWVQRRQESLNRLAFFAFMTLVVWMTITNLERLPQLWSATTLACLGLCVSAMLITRLLSHPCQRATRQTLMVEVGIQNAGTAMVIAASILGQPELALVALFYGILMNGPALLLMLRQQWRQGSYNQHSTWTEKRY; the protein is encoded by the coding sequence ATGCATACCGTCATCAGCCAGTGGATTCTGCCATTGGCGTTAGCCAGCATGATGCTGGTGATGGGCTTGTCGTTGACGCTGGGGCATTTTCGCCAAGTGCTGCAGCGGCCAAAAGAGGTGCTGCTGGGCCTGAGTTTGCAGTGGCTTTTATTGCCTGTGCTGGCCGTGGCCTGGATCAGCTGGCTGCAGCTGCCGGTCGCATTGGCCACCGGGTTAGTATTGCTGGCGGCCTGCCCGGGTGGGGCAACGTCGAACATCATCAGCCACCTGAGCGGCGGCGACGGCGCTTTGTCGGTCACGCTGACGGCGGTGGTGAGTGTGTTGGCGCCGCTATTGATTCCGCTGTCGGTGAACGCTCAGTTGGCATTGCTCGACAGCCCGCAGTTGACGATGTCACTGCCATGGCTGCAAACGGCGCTGCCACTGTTATTGATTACCGCAGTGCCGCTGATGATCGGCATGATCATTGCCCACCGCTGGCCTGTCTGGGTTCAACGTCGTCAAGAATCACTCAATCGACTGGCGTTCTTCGCGTTTATGACGCTGGTGGTGTGGATGACCATCACCAACCTGGAGCGTCTGCCACAGCTGTGGTCGGCAACCACGTTGGCCTGCTTGGGCTTGTGCGTATCGGCCATGCTGATCACGCGTTTGCTCAGCCACCCGTGCCAGCGCGCAACGCGGCAAACCCTGATGGTCGAAGTGGGCATTCAAAATGCCGGTACTGCCATGGTGATCGCGGCCTCTATCTTAGGGCAACCTGAACTGGCATTGGTGGCGCTGTTTTATGGCATCCTGATGAACGGCCCTGCGCTGCTGTTGATGCTGCGACAGCAGTGGCGCCAAGGCAGCTATAATCAACACTCAACCTGGACGGAGAAACGCTATTGA